The Deinococcus sp. Marseille-Q6407 genome has a window encoding:
- a CDS encoding SDR family oxidoreductase produces MSEVDKTQNFPDKVPGQVQPQQPGIEEQMDPKPVYIKEGYKGADKLKGKVALISGGDSGIGRAVAVHFAREGADVAFIYLNEDQDADKTAALVEAEGRRVLKLAGDVRDSEFCKSAVEQTVKELGGLNVLVNNAGVQYPQDSLTDIDDEQLHKTMETNFYGYFYLARAALPHLKEGDAIVNTTSVTTYRGSPTLVDYASTKGAILGLTRSLAGQLAEKGIRVNGVAPGPIWTPLIPATFSEDKVAEFGQEVPMKRPGQPAEVATCFVFLASDDSSYITGQVLHPNGGEVVGG; encoded by the coding sequence ATGAGTGAAGTCGATAAGACCCAGAACTTCCCCGACAAGGTGCCCGGCCAGGTGCAGCCCCAGCAGCCCGGCATCGAAGAGCAGATGGACCCCAAGCCGGTGTACATCAAAGAAGGCTACAAGGGTGCCGACAAGCTGAAAGGCAAAGTGGCCCTGATCTCGGGCGGTGACTCGGGCATTGGCCGCGCTGTGGCAGTGCATTTTGCCCGTGAAGGCGCCGACGTGGCCTTTATCTACCTGAACGAAGACCAGGACGCCGACAAGACGGCTGCGCTGGTAGAAGCCGAAGGCCGCCGGGTGCTCAAGCTTGCCGGCGACGTACGCGACTCGGAATTCTGCAAGAGTGCCGTAGAACAGACTGTCAAGGAACTGGGCGGCCTGAACGTGCTGGTTAACAACGCCGGTGTGCAGTACCCCCAGGACAGCCTGACCGACATTGACGACGAACAGCTGCACAAGACCATGGAAACCAACTTCTATGGCTACTTTTACCTGGCCCGCGCCGCCCTGCCCCACCTTAAGGAAGGCGACGCAATCGTGAACACCACCTCGGTAACCACCTACCGGGGTAGCCCCACCCTGGTGGACTACGCCAGCACCAAGGGCGCCATCCTGGGCCTGACCCGTTCGCTGGCCGGTCAGCTGGCCGAGAAGGGCATTCGCGTCAACGGCGTGGCTCCCGGCCCGATCTGGACGCCGCTGATTCCTGCCACTTTCTCGGAAGACAAGGTGGCCGAGTTCGGTCAGGAAGTGCCAATGAAGCGCCCCGGCCAGCCGGCCGAAGTGGCGACCTGCTTCGTGTTCCTGGCTTCGGACGATTCCAGCTATATCACCGGACAGGTGCTGCACCCCAACGGCGGCGAAGTGGTCGGCGGCTGA
- the mfd gene encoding transcription-repair coupling factor, with the protein MTAAEQTPNLARLLPAAPVGNVLLLPQVARAALFSAHQGPAVLLTTPERAALYASAGALGAPVSVNPGLADWETRHEHVVLDVNTAIDLFPSDPAAHALSLRVGGDFPREELLGRLEALGYERGEEPGYELQGDTLELRLAPGMGLPAGADEEVWIRAEFFGDELDTLRRMEPGGLSGEKIERFTLEPGAEYLSESKWDSTRLQQLPGRVFLDSPEFYPSAVGVLVDSLWETLRGREITSFGRSPIELTDFDLGLKVLPFYRARLTELERDVQEWRSAGYRVYLLVRHDRTAEYLAGRLLGDGPDDQSVEVPWLQLPRLEPGELGFLRALGEGGFVIPEHNTVVLTEDLIYGFQGGAALRGKKMAGKPVTDALGLQVGDYLIHPEHGIGQFQGLETRTVLGVTRDYLNLEYRGGSRLSVPIEQLSLLRRHPGTTDDPPRLSSFDKKDWSRAKERARKNAEEVAAKLLVQYAARQVMPGTAFPPIPEWDEQVEKNFEFELTADQKMALQETLRDLERDNPADRLIAGDVGFGKTEVALRAAHRVVGHGYQVAMLVPTTLLADQHLQTFRERFRGLPVRVEELSRFTSDKEAREILAGLKAGRVDVVIGTHRLLSGDIEFKNLGLIIVDEEHRFGVGQKEKLRAMRGIPDAPSGGKMELPDGVKAVDTLSLSATPIPRTLYMSMVGLRDMSSIQTPPKGRRPIQTVLTPFDPVTVRDAIVSEIERGGKVFYIHDRIASIGARSLYLRQLVPEARIGVAHGRMNEEELDEIMKGFEEGAFDVLLSTTIVETGLDIPEANTILIERADRLGLAQLYQLRGRVGRRAQTAYAYLFYPPRMTENAQRRLWAIADLQDLGSGHLLAEKDMEIRGVGNILGEEQHGQVQAVSIDVYTELLAEAVAKLKGEKLEPVPSVTIDLPVSARLDPEYFALDDEARIATYGKLSDARTLQAVSRIERDLRKRFGPPSPDVQNFIDLAKLRMLAIRKRVTEIRDTMTHLQVTFNYKSLDYDAASLRNFPYKTQVTTFPPAVQIDKRGLKPDDYLKVLLDVLGYFG; encoded by the coding sequence GTGACTGCTGCCGAACAGACCCCCAACCTCGCCCGCCTGCTGCCTGCTGCGCCGGTGGGCAATGTGCTGTTGCTTCCGCAGGTGGCCCGCGCCGCGCTGTTCTCGGCTCACCAGGGCCCGGCGGTGCTGCTGACCACGCCCGAGCGGGCCGCGCTGTACGCTTCGGCGGGAGCGCTGGGGGCGCCGGTCAGCGTGAATCCGGGCCTGGCCGACTGGGAGACCCGGCACGAGCATGTGGTGCTGGACGTGAACACCGCCATTGACCTGTTTCCCTCCGACCCGGCCGCGCACGCCCTGAGCCTGCGGGTGGGCGGCGACTTTCCGCGCGAGGAACTGCTGGGCCGCCTGGAAGCGCTGGGCTACGAGCGCGGTGAGGAACCCGGCTACGAATTGCAGGGCGACACGCTGGAACTGCGGCTGGCTCCTGGCATGGGCCTGCCGGCAGGCGCCGATGAGGAGGTCTGGATCCGCGCCGAGTTCTTCGGAGACGAGCTGGACACCCTGCGCCGGATGGAGCCGGGCGGCCTCAGCGGCGAGAAGATCGAGCGCTTTACGCTGGAGCCGGGTGCCGAATACCTCAGCGAAAGCAAATGGGATTCCACCCGGTTGCAGCAACTGCCGGGCCGAGTCTTTCTGGATTCGCCGGAGTTCTACCCTTCGGCAGTGGGCGTGCTGGTAGACAGCCTCTGGGAGACGCTGCGGGGGCGCGAAATCACGTCGTTTGGCCGCTCGCCTATCGAGCTGACCGATTTTGACTTGGGCCTGAAGGTGCTGCCGTTTTACCGCGCCCGCCTGACCGAATTGGAGCGTGATGTGCAGGAGTGGCGCTCGGCCGGCTACCGGGTCTACCTGCTGGTGCGCCACGACCGCACCGCCGAGTATCTGGCCGGGCGGTTGCTGGGCGACGGCCCTGACGACCAGAGCGTGGAGGTGCCCTGGCTGCAGCTGCCGCGCCTGGAACCGGGCGAACTGGGTTTCCTGCGGGCGCTGGGCGAGGGCGGCTTCGTCATTCCCGAGCACAACACGGTGGTGCTGACCGAGGACCTGATTTACGGGTTTCAGGGTGGCGCGGCGCTGCGCGGCAAAAAGATGGCCGGCAAGCCGGTCACCGACGCGTTGGGGCTACAGGTGGGCGATTACCTGATTCACCCCGAACACGGCATCGGGCAGTTTCAGGGGCTGGAAACGCGCACCGTGCTGGGCGTGACCCGCGATTACCTGAACCTGGAATACCGGGGAGGCTCGCGTCTGAGCGTGCCTATCGAGCAGCTTTCGTTGCTGCGCCGGCACCCCGGCACCACCGACGACCCTCCCCGCCTGAGCAGCTTCGACAAGAAAGACTGGAGCCGCGCCAAGGAGCGCGCTCGCAAGAACGCCGAGGAGGTGGCCGCCAAGTTGCTGGTGCAGTACGCCGCCCGGCAGGTGATGCCCGGCACGGCTTTCCCGCCGATTCCCGAGTGGGACGAACAGGTCGAGAAGAATTTCGAGTTCGAGCTGACGGCCGACCAGAAGATGGCATTGCAAGAAACCCTGCGCGACCTGGAACGGGACAACCCCGCCGACCGCCTGATCGCGGGCGATGTGGGCTTCGGCAAGACCGAGGTGGCGCTGCGGGCCGCGCACCGGGTGGTGGGCCACGGCTATCAGGTGGCGATGCTGGTGCCCACCACGCTGCTGGCCGACCAGCACCTGCAAACCTTCCGCGAACGTTTCCGGGGCCTGCCGGTGCGGGTCGAAGAACTCAGCCGCTTTACTTCCGACAAGGAAGCCCGCGAGATTCTGGCCGGGCTGAAAGCTGGCCGGGTAGACGTGGTGATCGGCACGCACCGGCTGCTGAGCGGCGACATCGAATTCAAGAACCTGGGCCTGATCATCGTGGATGAGGAGCACCGCTTCGGGGTGGGGCAGAAGGAAAAACTGCGGGCCATGCGCGGCATTCCCGACGCCCCCAGCGGCGGCAAGATGGAACTGCCCGATGGAGTCAAGGCGGTGGATACCCTCTCGCTCTCGGCCACGCCGATTCCACGCACCCTTTACATGAGCATGGTGGGCCTGCGCGACATGTCTAGCATCCAGACGCCGCCCAAGGGCCGCCGGCCTATCCAGACGGTGCTGACTCCTTTCGACCCGGTCACGGTGCGCGACGCCATCGTCAGCGAAATCGAGCGCGGCGGCAAAGTGTTTTATATCCACGACCGCATCGCCTCAATCGGGGCACGCAGCCTGTACCTGCGCCAGCTGGTGCCCGAAGCCCGCATCGGGGTGGCGCATGGCCGCATGAACGAGGAAGAGCTGGACGAGATCATGAAAGGCTTCGAAGAGGGCGCCTTCGACGTGCTGCTGTCCACCACCATCGTGGAAACGGGACTGGACATTCCCGAAGCCAACACCATCCTGATCGAGCGCGCCGACCGCCTGGGGCTGGCCCAGCTGTACCAGCTGCGCGGCCGGGTGGGCCGCCGCGCCCAGACCGCCTACGCTTACCTGTTCTACCCGCCGCGCATGACCGAGAATGCCCAGCGCCGGCTGTGGGCGATTGCCGACCTGCAGGACCTCGGCTCCGGGCACCTGCTGGCCGAAAAGGACATGGAGATTCGCGGGGTGGGCAACATCCTGGGCGAGGAGCAGCACGGGCAGGTGCAGGCGGTCAGCATCGACGTCTATACCGAGTTGCTGGCCGAAGCGGTTGCCAAGCTCAAGGGCGAGAAGCTGGAGCCGGTGCCCAGCGTGACCATCGACCTGCCGGTGAGCGCGCGGCTGGACCCGGAATATTTTGCGCTGGACGACGAAGCCCGCATCGCCACTTACGGCAAACTCAGCGACGCCCGCACCCTACAGGCAGTTAGCCGGATTGAGCGTGACCTGCGCAAGCGGTTCGGGCCGCCCAGCCCGGACGTGCAGAACTTTATCGACCTTGCCAAGCTGCGAATGCTGGCGATTCGCAAGCGGGTGACCGAAATCCGCGACACCATGACGCACCTGCAGGTCACCTTCAACTACAAGTCGCTGGACTACGACGCCGCCAGCCTGCGCAACTTCCCGTACAAGACCCAGGTCACGACCTTTCCGCCGGCCGTGCAGATTGACAAGCGCGGTCTGAAGCCGGACGACTACCTAAAGGTGCTGCTGGATGTGTTGGGGTACTTTGGGTGA
- a CDS encoding AAA family ATPase, whose product MAGMSFPSVPASSAAPATPALQALRRSLAQLDRVILGKPQQVRLALACILARGHLLIEDLPGVGKTTLAGAIARTLGLDFGRVQFTADLLPADLLGVSIWENERREFRFHPGPIFTSVLLADEINRATPKTQGALLEAMEERQVSEGGVSRPLPSPFFVIATQNPAAFVGTSPLPEAQLDRFLLTVTLGYPDARAERELLETGGRGQVVRDLPAAMDAATLLTAQAEADQVHVSGALLDYLQLLAAATRHHPDLEAGLSPRALLALLAVSRAWAYLQGRTMVLPEDVQAVFPALAGHRLPPAGPRPAAEIIRDILRETPLP is encoded by the coding sequence ATGGCCGGGATGTCTTTTCCGTCTGTGCCGGCTTCCTCCGCTGCCCCAGCCACGCCCGCCCTGCAGGCCCTGCGCCGCAGCCTGGCGCAGCTGGACCGGGTCATTCTGGGCAAGCCTCAGCAGGTGCGGCTGGCGCTGGCCTGCATTCTGGCGCGCGGCCACCTCCTGATCGAGGACCTGCCGGGCGTAGGCAAAACCACCCTGGCCGGGGCCATTGCCCGCACCCTGGGGCTGGACTTCGGGCGGGTGCAGTTCACGGCCGACCTGCTGCCGGCCGACCTGCTGGGCGTCAGCATCTGGGAGAACGAGCGGCGCGAATTCCGCTTTCATCCGGGACCAATTTTCACCTCGGTGCTGCTGGCCGACGAAATTAACCGTGCCACCCCCAAGACTCAGGGCGCCCTGCTGGAAGCCATGGAAGAGCGGCAGGTGTCCGAAGGCGGGGTCAGCCGGCCGCTGCCCAGCCCTTTTTTCGTGATCGCCACCCAGAACCCGGCGGCGTTCGTGGGCACCTCGCCGCTGCCCGAGGCACAGCTGGACCGCTTTCTGCTGACCGTGACCCTGGGCTACCCCGACGCCCGCGCCGAACGCGAACTGCTGGAGACCGGCGGCCGGGGCCAGGTGGTGCGTGACCTGCCGGCCGCGATGGACGCCGCCACACTGCTGACCGCGCAGGCCGAAGCCGATCAGGTGCATGTTTCGGGCGCGCTGCTGGACTACCTGCAGCTGCTGGCCGCCGCGACCCGCCACCATCCTGACCTGGAAGCCGGACTGAGCCCCCGCGCGCTGCTGGCGTTGCTGGCGGTCAGCCGGGCCTGGGCGTATCTACAGGGCCGGACCATGGTGCTGCCCGAGGATGTGCAGGCGGTCTTCCCTGCCCTGGCCGGGCACCGCTTGCCCCCGGCAGGCCCGCGCCCGGCGGCCGAAATCATCCGCGACATTCTGCGGGAAACGCCCCTTCCCTGA
- a CDS encoding YDG/SRA domain-containing protein — MSRHFGAIPGIPEGATFPDRRELRSAKVHLPTQAGISGSAKEGADSIVLSGSYEDDLDEGDVIVYTGEGGRDPLTGRQVKPQELVRGNLALAVNHRDGLPVRVTRGSRHASAYSPAAGYEYAGLYRVEDHWREVGKSGHSIWRFRLTRLENATLPAGPGETVGAERREAIIQRIVRDTAAARAIKSLYDFRCQVCGTRLETSAGAYAEAAHIRPLGAPHYGPDVAENLLCLCPNHHVLFDFGSFTVQDDFQLVGLPGTLQVHPQHRIDPAHLGYHRACYAALPRQ, encoded by the coding sequence ATGTCACGTCATTTCGGTGCAATTCCCGGGATTCCGGAAGGAGCAACTTTCCCGGACCGCCGGGAACTGCGCAGCGCGAAGGTTCACCTCCCCACCCAGGCCGGCATCAGTGGCTCAGCCAAAGAGGGTGCCGACTCCATCGTGCTTTCGGGCAGTTATGAGGACGACTTGGATGAGGGTGATGTCATCGTCTATACGGGAGAAGGCGGCCGCGACCCGCTCACTGGCCGGCAGGTCAAGCCCCAGGAGCTGGTGCGCGGAAATCTGGCGCTTGCTGTCAATCACCGTGACGGCCTGCCGGTTCGTGTGACCCGTGGCAGCCGCCATGCTTCAGCCTATTCGCCGGCTGCCGGTTATGAGTATGCCGGGCTCTACCGCGTAGAAGACCACTGGCGCGAGGTGGGGAAATCCGGCCACTCCATCTGGCGTTTCAGGCTGACCCGGCTGGAAAACGCCACGCTTCCTGCCGGTCCCGGTGAAACTGTAGGGGCTGAGCGGCGGGAGGCCATCATTCAGCGCATTGTCCGTGACACGGCGGCGGCACGGGCCATCAAATCTCTGTACGATTTTCGTTGTCAGGTGTGTGGAACGCGGCTGGAAACTTCGGCTGGAGCTTATGCCGAAGCGGCCCACATTCGCCCGCTCGGAGCGCCCCATTATGGACCGGACGTGGCCGAGAATCTGCTGTGTCTATGCCCTAATCATCACGTCCTGTTCGATTTCGGCAGCTTTACAGTTCAGGACGATTTCCAGCTGGTGGGGCTGCCGGGAACGTTGCAGGTTCACCCACAGCACCGCATTGACCCGGCCCATCTGGGATATCACCGGGCCTGTTACGCTGCTTTGCCACGGCAGTGA
- a CDS encoding ASCH domain-containing protein has protein sequence MTPLPQLHFHPEYRAAVQSGRKQTTIRWGEAVEVGPVLLRFGDDPQGWPAHITRLEPFPLAALTDAQAQADGFQDRAELLERLRFHYPELPVDAQVKVVHFRLD, from the coding sequence GTGACGCCTCTGCCCCAGCTGCACTTCCACCCGGAATACCGGGCGGCGGTGCAGTCCGGGCGCAAGCAGACCACTATTCGCTGGGGCGAGGCGGTGGAGGTTGGCCCGGTGCTGCTGCGCTTTGGGGATGACCCGCAGGGCTGGCCGGCCCACATCACCCGGCTGGAACCCTTTCCCCTGGCGGCCCTGACCGACGCGCAAGCCCAGGCAGACGGCTTTCAGGACCGGGCAGAGCTGCTGGAGCGGCTGCGCTTCCACTATCCGGAGTTGCCAGTAGACGCTCAGGTGAAGGTGGTGCATTTCCGGCTGGACTGA
- the lysA gene encoding diaminopimelate decarboxylase, with amino-acid sequence MHLSGSARIAPGGELEQGGVTASALAEQFGTPLFVYDEALIREQCRRFHRTLQATGLDYQVSYASKAFLCRALVRLMAEEHMGLDVVSGGELYTALSAGFDPGQIHLHGNNKLDAELRQALDAGVGCFVVDSLDEVARLNALAGEHGARARCLLRVTPGVEAHTHSFIQTGAEDSKFGLGLANGQATAGLHALLAAPHLEVLGIHFHIGSQIFGTEGTRAALARVLAWLAVLRAETGFAAQVLNVGGGFGIRYTAADQPQPLEDALTEIAGALRAGAAEHGLPLPQLWLEPGRAVVGEAGWTLYQVGTVKEIPGVRNYLSVDGGMSDHLRTALYDADYEVALANRMEDTPEGLYTVAGKLCESGDVVARDKPLPRPRPGDLLAVSCTGAYHYSMSSRYNQMPRPAVVFVRDGQAREVVRRETFEDLLRGQAD; translated from the coding sequence ATGCATCTCAGCGGCAGCGCACGCATCGCCCCCGGCGGCGAACTCGAACAGGGGGGTGTCACCGCTTCCGCCTTAGCGGAGCAATTCGGCACCCCCCTGTTCGTCTATGACGAGGCCCTGATCCGGGAGCAGTGCCGGCGGTTTCACCGCACCCTGCAGGCAACCGGGCTGGACTATCAGGTGTCTTACGCGTCCAAGGCGTTTCTCTGCCGGGCGCTGGTGCGGCTGATGGCCGAGGAACATATGGGGCTGGACGTGGTGTCGGGCGGCGAACTGTATACAGCGCTGAGTGCCGGCTTTGACCCGGGTCAGATTCACCTGCACGGCAACAACAAGCTGGACGCCGAACTGCGGCAGGCACTGGACGCCGGCGTGGGCTGCTTCGTGGTAGACAGCCTGGACGAGGTGGCGCGGCTGAACGCCTTGGCCGGTGAACACGGCGCCCGGGCGCGCTGCCTGCTGCGGGTCACGCCGGGGGTGGAAGCCCACACCCACTCGTTTATTCAGACCGGCGCCGAGGACAGCAAATTTGGCCTGGGGCTGGCAAACGGTCAGGCCACCGCCGGCCTGCACGCCCTGCTGGCCGCGCCACATCTGGAGGTGCTGGGCATTCATTTCCATATCGGCTCGCAGATTTTCGGCACCGAGGGCACCCGGGCGGCGCTGGCGCGGGTGCTGGCCTGGCTGGCGGTCCTGCGGGCCGAAACCGGCTTCGCCGCGCAGGTGCTGAACGTGGGCGGGGGCTTTGGCATTCGCTACACCGCCGCCGACCAGCCCCAGCCCCTGGAAGATGCCCTGACTGAGATTGCCGGGGCGCTGCGGGCCGGCGCTGCCGAGCACGGCCTGCCGCTGCCACAGCTGTGGCTGGAACCGGGCCGCGCCGTGGTGGGCGAAGCCGGCTGGACGCTATATCAGGTGGGCACCGTCAAGGAGATTCCCGGCGTGCGTAACTATCTTTCGGTGGACGGCGGCATGAGCGACCATCTCCGCACCGCACTATATGACGCCGACTATGAGGTGGCGCTGGCCAACCGCATGGAGGACACCCCGGAAGGCCTTTACACCGTGGCCGGCAAGCTGTGTGAATCGGGCGACGTGGTGGCCCGCGACAAGCCGCTGCCGCGCCCGCGCCCCGGCGACCTGCTGGCCGTCAGCTGCACCGGGGCTTACCACTACTCGATGTCCAGCCGCTACAACCAGATGCCGCGCCCGGCGGTGGTGTTCGTGCGGGACGGACAAGCGCGCGAGGTGGTGCGCCGGGAAACCTTCGAGGACCTCCTGCGCGGGCAGGCCGACTAA
- the glgX gene encoding glycogen debranching protein GlgX has protein sequence MTNSVSSDTASSETIAALSLGQPQPLGATREEGGTNFAVYAPEAERIELCLLTGDGERCVDLPERTGNVWHGFLPDDHPYSSGVGQGYGYRVHGPHDPDNGVYAQPEVRLLDPYARALLGPDEPVLNDDGVVASLQAPWGIVLDNAEEVALEDKPQVPWNHTVIYETHVRGITMTHPDVPEELRGTYAGLASEPVVSYLKDLGITAVELLPVHAHADNPFLRNKDLHNYWGYSTLSYFAPESRYSAAARAGRPQDTEQEFRDMVQTLHDAGLEVILDVVYNHTAEGGKGGPLLSWRGLANSTYYWLSQENMGEYFDFTGTGNSLRMTHRRTVQMVLDSMRHWAALGVDGFRFDLASTLARGEQGFDRNSNFLAGVQADPVLSRLKLIAEPWDVGLGGYQVGNFPPPWAEWNDRYRDTVRGFWKGDEGLVAEMGTRLTGSSDIYGAAHRHPQAGINFVTAHDGFTLRDVVSYNDKHNEANGEENRDGHGNNLSWNMGAEGDTDDAEVLQARHKQQRNLLTTLLISQGVPMILGGDEFGRTKGGNNNTYAQDNAINWYDWDNMDGDLLAFTRRLIGLRQQHPSFRRERFFTGRREEGEEIPHILWLRFDGAELNDEDWQNPQTKSIGLFLYGGESEEEGEKRDHLLVLLNASHVNLPFTLPSFQDKGLGVTCNAWKLLLDTANDQAQEEITADQDTQLTARSIKIFSCAAE, from the coding sequence ATGACCAACTCTGTATCTTCCGACACCGCATCTTCCGAGACCATAGCCGCCCTGTCTCTGGGCCAGCCGCAGCCCCTGGGCGCGACCCGCGAAGAGGGCGGCACCAATTTTGCCGTCTATGCCCCCGAAGCCGAGCGGATTGAGCTGTGCCTGCTGACCGGCGACGGCGAGCGCTGCGTGGACCTGCCCGAGCGCACCGGCAATGTCTGGCACGGCTTTTTGCCGGATGACCACCCGTACAGCAGCGGCGTGGGCCAGGGCTACGGCTACCGCGTCCACGGCCCCCACGACCCGGACAACGGTGTCTATGCCCAGCCGGAAGTGCGGCTGCTGGACCCCTACGCCCGCGCACTGCTGGGCCCCGACGAGCCCGTCCTTAACGACGACGGCGTGGTCGCCTCGCTGCAGGCGCCCTGGGGCATCGTGCTGGACAATGCCGAAGAGGTGGCGCTGGAAGACAAGCCCCAGGTGCCCTGGAACCACACCGTAATTTACGAAACCCACGTGCGCGGCATTACCATGACCCACCCGGACGTGCCCGAGGAACTGCGCGGCACCTACGCCGGCCTGGCCTCCGAGCCGGTGGTCAGTTACCTCAAGGACCTGGGCATCACGGCGGTGGAGCTGCTGCCGGTCCACGCCCACGCCGACAATCCTTTCCTGCGCAACAAGGACCTGCACAACTACTGGGGCTACTCCACCCTGAGTTACTTTGCACCGGAGTCCCGCTACAGCGCCGCCGCCCGCGCCGGCCGGCCCCAGGACACCGAACAGGAATTCCGCGACATGGTGCAGACGCTGCACGACGCCGGCCTAGAAGTGATTCTGGACGTGGTGTACAACCACACCGCCGAGGGCGGCAAGGGTGGACCCCTACTCAGCTGGCGGGGCCTGGCCAACTCCACCTACTACTGGCTCAGCCAGGAGAACATGGGCGAGTACTTCGACTTTACCGGCACTGGCAACTCGCTGCGGATGACACACCGCCGCACCGTGCAGATGGTGCTGGATTCGATGCGGCACTGGGCGGCGCTGGGGGTGGACGGTTTCCGCTTCGACCTGGCCTCGACCCTGGCGCGCGGCGAACAGGGCTTTGACCGCAACTCCAACTTCCTGGCCGGTGTGCAGGCCGACCCGGTCCTCAGCCGCCTCAAGCTGATTGCCGAGCCGTGGGATGTGGGTCTGGGCGGCTATCAGGTGGGCAACTTCCCGCCGCCCTGGGCCGAATGGAACGACCGCTACCGCGATACGGTGCGCGGCTTCTGGAAAGGTGACGAGGGCCTGGTGGCCGAGATGGGCACCCGCCTGACCGGCAGCAGCGATATCTACGGCGCGGCGCACCGGCACCCGCAGGCCGGCATCAACTTCGTAACCGCGCACGACGGCTTTACCCTGCGCGACGTAGTCAGCTACAACGACAAGCACAACGAAGCCAACGGTGAAGAAAACCGCGATGGCCACGGCAACAACCTCTCGTGGAACATGGGCGCCGAGGGCGACACCGACGACGCCGAAGTGCTGCAGGCGCGCCACAAGCAGCAGCGCAACCTGCTGACCACCCTGCTGATTTCGCAGGGCGTGCCGATGATTCTGGGCGGCGACGAATTCGGGCGCACCAAGGGCGGCAACAACAACACCTACGCGCAGGACAACGCCATCAACTGGTACGACTGGGACAATATGGACGGCGACCTGCTGGCCTTTACCCGCCGGCTGATCGGCCTGCGCCAGCAGCATCCCTCCTTCCGGCGCGAGCGGTTCTTCACCGGCCGCCGCGAGGAAGGCGAGGAAATCCCGCACATCCTGTGGCTGCGCTTTGACGGCGCCGAGCTGAACGATGAGGACTGGCAGAACCCACAGACCAAGAGCATCGGGCTGTTCCTGTACGGCGGCGAGAGCGAAGAAGAAGGCGAAAAGCGCGATCACCTGCTGGTGCTGCTGAACGCCTCGCACGTGAACCTTCCCTTTACCCTGCCCAGCTTCCAGGACAAGGGTCTGGGCGTGACCTGCAACGCCTGGAAGCTGCTGCTGGACACTGCCAACGATCAGGCACAGGAAGAAATCACCGCCGACCAGGACACCCAGCTGACTGCCCGCAGCATCAAGATTTTCAGCTGCGCGGCCGAGTAA